Genomic segment of Vitis riparia cultivar Riparia Gloire de Montpellier isolate 1030 unplaced genomic scaffold, EGFV_Vit.rip_1.0 scaffold644_pilon_pilon, whole genome shotgun sequence:
cacTTCATTAAAAATCTATGGCATAATTAATGttggtttattaaaaaaaaaatgctagatTTAAGGCATAATAGTTTCTTTTTTGAGACAATTGTATTTTGGGTCCAATTGGAcccaaaatttaagtttttgtcCATCTAAGTTCatcatttaagcccaagacctagagaaagtgtgaaaattaagaagaaggatatgaatttttaatttttccataaATAACCTTTgtttactatgaaaaaaaaaagtaaaaaaacattaatttaaattttattccttttgtaaacctcaataaaatataatataatttagtgatttagaaaaaaatacaccattttccaaaaaataaaaataaattattattattattatttaaaaatcaaacatcttgaaaaatatatatatttaaaattgtgtatataaaaaataactaaaaatatgacaaatttattttttttaaatgatatatttttagaatatattttttaaaaaaattagttttctaaaaataataaattttcagaataattattaaaaaaaattaaaatccgaAAGTTTGTTAAATAttgtaatataaaatagttttgaaggtaTATTGGTCTTTTCATATTCTATATTCTTATCATTAATTATACAACTTATATggatcaaaacttaatttttgggctcAATTGGgttcaaaacacaattatcttttttttttttttttagtttttttatgttgaaaaatatatcaaataccaaaaaaaaaaaaaaaaaaaaagatactaGTGAATCTTCAACCCAACTTCAGGCCCATTGGGCTACGGAAACCTCTGGGAGTCTGAGAAGCTGGGACAGAGCTAGTCTCTATCTTTGCCTTCTCTAGCCTGCAACTCTCCCTATCTAGAAAATCATTCTTTCAGTGTAAATCTTCTAATCTTTGAATTTCATGATCTGGGTgttgttttcttcttaattttgcCTCTTTTTCTCTCATCAATTTTCCACCTTTGGCTGTGATTTTTCATACAAATTCCCATATATCATTATGGTTGTTGAGATTGTTTTGGAGGTTTTATTCTTTGAGTTTTCCTAGGGTTCTGTGATCTGTTTTTTTTAGATTCTTGATTATTCATTGTTTCAGAACATCGATCTTCTTGAATCTTGATTTGGTCTCAAgtgtttttctttcctctttttttcgGGTGGGGTGTTTAATACTTTAATTATTGTTTGCTTCAACATGTGTGTCATTTTTTACTTGGTGAATTTCCCTTATTATCTTGTTTGGTTTCCtagaaaatgggaagaaaagaaaggaaattcaGTCCCTTCGCAACTATTTGCCTtggttgttattttatttattcttggtTGGATTTGATTGCATTAACAGGCATAAATTCATGATCTTTTATGTTAAATTCAACAATAAGATTCTTTGTATATGAACTCATTCAAGTACATCAAGCTGTCATACATGAAATTCTATCACATTTTTTGGATTTCATGTATTTAAACGAAACTCTAGCAgtacaaatttatatttttgaggTTTGAGATTATCACTGGCTCTATGAAAATCTGCGATGAAAACCCAAAACAATTCTTACCTTTTATTAAAGTTCTGGGAAGCCCCTGCATTTATGAGTTGtttgtaattaaaattcatCTGCAGGTAATTATAAGGCTTTGGTTCATGCTTGCCTACAATACCAATGAGACCATTTCTCGTTGTTTTTTAAAGCCCACGAACTTCTCTTGGGTTGGAGAGTGAAATTGCTAGTCATATTGAAAGagtgtttataattttatgtagaAGGATTTGCCAAAATTCAATTTGTATTATCAACTGCAAATAGCAAATATTTAAAGCAAATAACCAACATCTGCAGCTATGCCCACTGTCGACTGTGTAATAATAACAAAGCCAGATAGAGAGACTTTTTGAGGCTTCAAAActgtatttcatttttttttttttttgtggggaaAAGAAGACTTCTCAATGCTTTGGTTGTGTTAAAACAGCCGACAGATACTAAGAGAACTGGGATTCAAAGAAGGATTAACAGATGATCCATGGACTTACTTGGTTTGGTCCCAGTTTATAGGCATTAAAGCAATCTATAACTCTTTGGAAAGGGAAGAAAGCCTGGCTACTAGGACTAATGGAAGCTGGGATAGGAGCTGTAAATCTGTAGAAGATGGAAGCTAGAAAGGAAGGGAATCTAGTAATAAGTAGCTAGACTACATGAGggataaagataaaagaaagaaggatAACTACTAGCTACAGAACATTTTCCCAGCCTTGTGTATTTTTCCCCTCCTTTTCTTTGTAAATCCATGCATCTAAACATCGAATACCAGTGGTTGTTTGGTTCTAAGCTTTTAAATGGTTGTTACCTGCTAGTTGTTACAGAAATGGTTCTAAATGGAGCTGCTCCCCCAAGAGGAAGTGCAGCTGCTGCTGCTAGCCTGCGTAGGAGGAGGACAACTAGTGTTGGGGCTGCAGGAGGAACAAGTGGGAATATGCTGCAGTTTTACACCGATGATGCCCCGGGACTCAAGATTTCCCCCAATGTCGTTCTTGTCATGAGTATTGGTTTCATTGCCTTTGTTGCTATTCTGCATGTCATGGGTAAGCTGTACTTTGTGCGAAGAGAGGCTTAAAAAGGTACAGCAATGGAAGTCTCAGTTCAGAGTcaattttgaatgaattattACTTAATAGGtaatgaaatatgaattttggctTTAGTTCTCTTCTTCTACCTTACATGTGTGTGAATGTCTCTAACAAAAgcagaaatttttttatcctagTTAATGAAAGGTAGTGGCAAGTTGCAACCGTATGAAATGATTCTTGCTCCAACTCCTAAAAGCTAAAACCAATAATATTTGAGATTGCTATTGTTTTgatcataaatattttcaaggAGTTCGGTATGAGTAATGTGCCATTATTGGTGCGGAGATGATGACCTGCTACCTCCCATGACTTTAAAAGTCATGTACACATTAAGAGGCCTCAATCATATCATGTAGATATTAACCATGACTGTTAGGGCCTCTATCACATGGGGTTGCCGGGGCTGGTATTCATGTGGAACTTAACTAGCCCCATAATGAATAATCAATACTCGACTTAGTTGAtgtttgaatataaataaaaaaagtgtttttcataGTGTCTCTTTTAATACATTACATAGAATAATATAATGAATTAAGAGCACAATTAAAgaagggaaacttgtgttttgggTCGTCCATTTGGGaataatttggttttcaaaacCCAAGAATTGAAAATCTGAGATGCAGCCGTTAATGCGGAAAATAATATGGTTTTTGTGCACTTTGTGctgactctttttttttttgtgcccaaattgcCCTCACCCAATCTCCATGTCAACATTCACGGCCCAAAACACAAGTCTGTCTTCAACTTTCctcctctctttttcttcaCCGTCTTCCGCTAACATCTAGCTACTACTTGCCATCATAACTTGTCCACCATCGCACCTTTGCGATTGTTTGCAGCCACGAAACACATTGAAGTCGGCAAGGCTTCGTTGCTGTTCACCTTGTTCGCCACAACTCTCCTGGAATCACATCCTTCCAACATGTGAGTCTGTGACTTCCCCTTTTCTATTTGctaaaattatttacttttcttcttattgattttgttcCTATTTGGATTGTCTTAGTTTGTTCTTGATTAAACCCTaaagtttttttggtttggaaaattgaaaGTCCTTTCTGAAATTTGCAATTCAGAAATGAAATCCCTAGAATCCCAATTGGTACCTGAAATTTGCACTATGAACCTTTGATTGCAAAACACAAAATGGAAG
This window contains:
- the LOC117910200 gene encoding protein transport protein Sec61 subunit beta-like produces the protein MHLNIEYQWLFGSKLLNGCYLLVVTEMVLNGAAPPRGSAAAAASLRRRRTTSVGAAGGTSGNMLQFYTDDAPGLKISPNVVLVMSIGFIAFVAILHVMGKLYFVRREA